The Erigeron canadensis isolate Cc75 chromosome 1, C_canadensis_v1, whole genome shotgun sequence genome segment GACATGAATCTTTTTAGTCGGGTCTTGAGCGGACTTGATAGAGCCAATGTAGACACACCCGAACCCTCCTTCTCCAATCTTTGTAGACCGGCTAAAGCCATTGGTGGCTGATTTGAGCTCACCAAAAGTGAACACTTTAAGGTTACTTGGCCTCTGTGAAAAATCAGGAACATTAGCCCTTCCTCCTGCAGACTCTGCGCTAGCATCAGACACAAACTGAGAATTTGTCCATGATCTTCCTGTAAATAAAGAAGTAAAGGACCGAACTGATATCGATTTTGTTGGAGTTTTCGACTCTTTATCCTTTTCTTCACAAATAGAGAAATGAAAACACTTCATAGCCTCCAAAGTTTTATTGTCTCAATCTGCCGTACAAAATGAATTATAGTTGTGTTTATGTTCACAAAAGATATACATATAACTCAagcttaaaatatatatgttcacAATACATACACATGGACATATACAGTTATACACATACAGTTAATACTTTTCCAAATGAAAATTCCAAGAAATATCCCAGAAGTGCAAAGAGGAAAGTTTTGAGTTGGATTGACTTCATTGACTTTTTATGATTGTTGTTAAGATATGTTTCCCAAAAGCTAAATTTGCTTGTCTGtccatttttataaataaacacaATTAGTGGTGTATTGTTTTACTTGCAATTAAAGGTAGATTAAGCACAATAATGTAGTaattatcaataatatataacatatctTTACAAAAACACTCAAAATTCGAACACAAATTTAAGAACCAAGAAAGCAAAGATATACACATAAagattcaaaatttatataaaaaatgaaaaacccaAGTTGGATTGATAACGAATTATGTCATCAAAGTGATCagaatttgataaataaaacgCACCTGAATTAGTCCAAAGTTCAATATGAATATGATAAACTCAAAAGGACATGATGAGATagacagagagagagagagagagagtatggAAAGGGCAGGTGCTggtataaaaatgaaaatctaGCAAGTTGCTAAACCAAATCAAAGAAAAAGTCAAATACAGTCAGTCACTTGAACAGGATAACAAGATTTTGATCGTGGGAACCTatcctctctctttctcttgtCATTTTCCAAACCATTAAATCAATCTTTTTCTTAAGAATTAAGATGAATATAAtactattaataaaataaagaaagttaATATCTGTACCCTTTATTTGTTCATACATAAATGATAAAACAAACCATGTCATAtatgatgtataaatataaataaattagtcATATGGCTCTCTAATACAACGGTATAATGGCAGGAACGGTGATGGAGACGGTAACGGTATAATGtaaaggaattaatgtaataaagGTAACTTATATTAGTTATTTAAGAGTTAATGATATATGTTGTAAGTTAAGTTTACTGtggatattataggtatttcaagTATTTCAAGTGGGATGATTATTCATGTATAAGatatattcgaatttctttatcatacaatatatataactaccgtacatcgtatgAGTATTAAGACTATATTGTAAAAATAGAAGGAATAAAATCAATATGTCTTTCATTAAGCAAAATTTGAAACATATTATAAGTTACATAGTTTAAACAGGTACTATTAGCTACCATGTTAGGTGTTACACCATTATGCAttaaaattctttaaaattGAAATCAACTTTGCTAATAAAGTTAAAAGATTTTGCTTTagattaaacttaaaatttgatttttttttaacaacattaaTGATTGGATTTAGCGGCATTGCCACTTTATCATCCGGTAGAGATTGACCACGttaccagcacagtcaatctaagggcatgactggcggtggaagtcccactacccTTCTAGAGAAAACTAACTAACTGCTAGAGAAAACTCTTATGTcccacctcattggcaaggacttcccaatatgtATTTCAAAGGTTTCGAACCTGTAACCAACATTTAGATAATAAAGGACATTAAATGCCCAATTGAGTTAAATCCCACAAACTCTAAAGATGGATTTTAAatattaacttttaactttaatcCAATCATTCCAACTATACTACTAAAATTGTTTCCAACTTTAACATATCTCCACCTTACTATTATATACGAGACTAAATCCAAACAAGGATATATGGAAAGTAAGGTCAAGTCAATGCAAAGGAAATTATTGTTTGCCCGAAAGATTAGCATTCTTATTTCTTTAATAagaactagattttagacccgtgtccaacattgGATACGAGACttacaatgttattaatattaaatctttatacttaaaaacttttaatttcaaagttgaaaatatacataaaaactaACTGTTCAATTTAAATTTGAAGAatgttatgaaataaaaaacaaaataatgtaataaaTGGATATTATATCCATATATTTTCATTCAACCTTTGCAagattaagattgttttcatatgcTTTGATAAAAATTAGGAATCCTAATTTGAATGgcaattgtaattgtaattataaacattaatacaaaaatacaaaactaactaataaataataaaggaaaaaattataactttttggtTGAAAAACGGAATGAATCTTGATTGAAGTTCATATTTATTAGGATTTAGAACAAGTATATAAAGTTCAAATtgttttatatacttatattaaattaaatattaaatatttatatttatcatgtATAATTATCtaatctaatttaatataatattgtacATATCGTGTAAAGAACCGATTATTAGCATTAGGATACATATGtgtagttatttttcttttactgTTTTCTAATATGGTAATATTTATCCAAaggttttttaaatttgaataacCACATATTTATGATCGACATTTATATgtggatatatttttatatataataataataataataagtccataaaagtcaaaattgaaaattttatgaaaTCATGCGATTggtttaatataataaaagattatttttaataaaagtattgttaaatacgaacaaatttaaaaaaatttttaagtttGCTAATAGtgtcataaaattttaaagcaAAACCTTAAAATTTAACACTTAATATTAACTTGTCTTCAaccattatttttaaaaataaattttggtgGGTTTTATCATAACTGAGATTAAAAGTACCATATTGATAAGAATACTAGCTAGTGTGACCTATTGAGTGAAAGCATTAGACAATGTTTTGAACGGAGATAATAATTGTTGCTTTCAATACGAATACAAGATAACTTACCGGTCACAGATCATGATAAACCCTTTATAGGAAATCATCTTGAAAGTTACTAgagaaaatgttttttatgAAGTACAAAATATCTTTGTTATATTGTGTAAATCAATAGTATTTGATAATAAGTCCCTCATtgataatttcatttttttttatagttgttGGACTGTGGTATATACAACAAATTAGctcttttttaatattaaaactaaGAGTTAgtgaaaaaaatattacaatctCTAGTAATTACTTTGACCCAATAGGCTTCGTAAAGAAAGGTTGTTGGCATGAACATATGGACTTTGTTCACACCTTGGTGGCATTCCCCTCTCCTTCTCGGTATTTTCCAAGAAATGAGTCGAATGACTAAGcttgattttaattggttttgcattaatctaataaaaatgtatataaacgctgtataaaaaaggaaaatgtagTCATAACAAATGCCCACAACTTTTCTGACTTGTTGTTTATTACTCGTGAAACCACGTACAAAGTTGTTTGAGAAATGATTAGGAAACGATTATAAGATATACCGATTAGACATATACTCATCATCCACGTATgacataaacaaataaaattattcatTAATCGCGTACCAAAGAAAATTTCATCGTAGTAGTGTACCGTTGTCTAAtagtgaaaaaacaaaaatactactATACGAGGGCAGATATGTGAAAAGACTATGTTCgagacgaaaaaaaaaaaaattacaaaatacgAATTTGAAGATTTTCATTCcgacaaaaatacatatatattttacaagtaTTAATTAATCCACTCTATAAAATATTTGATCCttctatttattaaaaaaaaaactttactcAAATTACACATCTCATTCGTTCACTAATTTAGATATCTTCATCtgatatttatctatatctatacttctatatctatactatattaataaacaaattactcTCTcctcttttcaactctctacctttaaaatacccaaaatacccttaattttcaacacattcctaacttacacactaaatctacccaacatatcctaaaatattttacacacatatttatccaaactatctatctccattattaattaatttaaatatttccacataatatctctataatattcttaataaagttactacaaaagatacatctcttaaccataaaataactgcactaccatttacgtcaattacttttagattaataaccacactgttgcccccaccaccgtcgcattgcgcaggtacTGATCTTGtacttattatatttttaatagaattatttacaacatacatcccttaaatcttaaaataactatatactGTACAATaccttattatatattaattacttttataataataaccaaCTCACTATCGCCATTGCCGCCACCACGCACCGCCACAAGGCGTGGGCATATGACTAGTTTTATTATAAAGCCAATAAGCAGCCGATGTAATAACTTTTCCCGTCATTTTGTAAAGAGTAACCGTACAACAAGAAGTGATTTTCAAGTAATCTAGCATGAAACCAAAAGCAATGGCGGAGGCTAGCGTGGGCAGTTACGGGGTAGACGTGATTTTTTTAGCATGGATGTGGTCACGGCGTGAAAGACAACATTTTTTCAGCATTGCTTCAAATGCATCCAAAAATTGGTATCCAAGCTTTAGCTCGATCATAATAGATAGAAGAGTTTTGTTAAATGAAGCCCTAATAGTTTTCGTTAAggtgtattaattagttgtacacttaccataaaattcaagagtgaacttttaatatggaaatgtacaattttaaaaaaaccatTATGAACATTATACTTTccaaaaataacttttataaaattatttatatctatcatTCAACTCTTAAAATCTAAACTACCGCCGCTGCATTGTGCGAGTTTCTCTCTAGTTCTTATTATCTTAATAATGTTTATGGATTCTaggattttatttatatttaaatttattaatcaGGTAATATATGTCATAGATatgttatctatactatattataaaaagaataaccttttttatttttggtaatgttgaaaatatgtaatattttcacttggcaccccttaaaatactttcacatTCACTACCTCCTTAACCTTAATGATttaattacactatcaatcctttatgttttaaaatatgtccattaaccatttacatcaattatatacacaacttacCGTCGCCCAGCTATcgcaccgtcgccgccacgactaTCGCCGCCTCGCGCGGATACCGTGCTAGTATTTATTGAACAATAACAAGACCCAAACCCTGAATGAAGGGTAAGAGGATGGTGAGAAATAGAAAGTTTTATTTCTATTCAGGATAGAGAGACTCCTAAAAGGATTATATTGACTAATCGATTACTCAAATTCTGTTTGTTATCCTTAACAAGTAAGTTGACAAAATAAAACACGTCTTATTCCGTACGgagaaataaatatttaaaacgcgtatattagaaaaatgtttaaatattGTGCACCAAACTTCTGTAATGATCCCACACACAACTTAATAATTGAGAAACAACCTTCGAGTAGTTATTGTTGATtcattattttagtttattgcagatatttaaaaatgaaactaTTGTTTTAGTCCAACTTAGATTTAAATGGATACCGATTCATTATCGCCACTATCCATTAGTTATAtgatcaacataaaaaaaaaaaaaaaacttaggtcgcgtttggttcacagattctgatggaatttgatggaattggaatgaGATTCCATtctttagtgtgtttggttgttcaaagatgaAGAAATATGATTCcattggaatgtaaacattcctttatttgatggaatctccattccttgaggGTGGGAGAAGGAATCTTATTCCATTCGttacttgaattttcaaaaatttaaaaacattccGTTAAGGCATTCTTTTTTGTACCTTAGTACACTGAACACCAACCCCCGGAAAAattcattccttcaaattccaattccattgaaAAATTCCATTCCTCCTAAAAACAttccgtgaaccaaacgcgctcTTAATCTTATAGTTAGACATGGATTCCTGGTCCCCAATTTTATGTTACATAACCCTACCAGTAGGATCGTGAGGATAAATTTACAGTTTGTTGGCAAAATGATATTTTAGGATAAAACTAGTCcgtttcaattttattttactaataTCCATTCCAGGTTATACATATTCGAATGTGacagtttatttattttggaaCGGAGTGAGTACTTATTAAGCTTGACTAGAGCTGTGCTGGATTTTCCAGTTTGTTTTTATTCAAATTGAAAAGCAAAACCATAACATCTATAATGAAGATGAATCATGCAAGAGAAACACCATGTGAAGATTAAGACCTTGCATCTAATGCCAAGTAAAAAATGTTCAAAGGACAATCCATTATAGGTATAATCTTTTTCCAAATGGGCAAAAACATGTCTGTCTAAACATCCCATTTCTATAGATAGTTATACTCACTAATACACACATACATCCTAGTATATATCAAACATTCAGCCTGAATATATCTCAAACAATTTACACGGAGAGGGTTTGACAAGTCAAAAAATAGGCGACACAACCTTAACACAATAATGCATGGAGAAAGCATCAGGAATCGAATGGAAAAAAGTCTGAGATATATATCTTTcagtttcatatatatgttacaacGAATTTTTAGCATACCGAGTTTTTAAGTCCTGCCACCATTTAGAGATTGCTGATTTTCCAATGCGATAGCCTCGTCCACCAAATGCAGTACCTCCCCCATTGTTGGCCTCAACTTTGGGTCCTTGAGCAAGCACTTTTCGGATATGGAAGTTACCAATTGCATTGATCTCTCAGAGTACCTGCTTCCAAGCCTCGGGTCAGGTATTGGCCTTGAACTTCCCTCACCTGCGTAACAGCATGTCCACCTCAAGAATTTAGAATTGTCCTCAGAGTGTGTCTGGGCAACTGGGCGTCGACCTGAGATAAGCTCTTGTAGAAAGATTCCATAGCTCCATACGTCAACTTTGGATGTTAGACGGCCAGTTTGGACATATTCTGGAGCTGCATATCCCTTTGTTCCAACCACCTGAATACATATAGCTGATGATGTCAGAAATAGGACTCAAGTTCAGTTAGGCCAGTTTAGATCTATTATGTTAAACCAGTTACCTTAGTTAGACATTTTTCCAACCCAAACCGACCATAATAGCATTCCATATGGGCCAATTGATCAAAACCTGTATTTACTCTGGGACCGAGGGTTGGCACTTGCCAGGTTGCACCAAattaatatgttatttatttagccttttttattatacttaaataaaaaaaacattaatatgTTAAGGGGACatggagggaaaaaaaaagaagtctttataatttgaaataaaaaacacGATTAACAAAGATTGCTAAACCAAAATTCTAGAGTGTGAATTACATCTATAAACTCGCATCCAGAAGACAAACTTAAACTAAACTGTCATATGTATAGCTACGGATTGGTTCGGTTTAAACGGCTAGTTTAGACCTTCAATCAGCAAACTGAACCGTATAAAATGGTCCAGAAAAAGCCAAGTTATAGAGGGCCAAAACGGCCAAATTGCTTTTAATTTGGTCTGTTTGTTCGCTTTCAGCCAATCCGTAAAATCAGAAGAATAGTAAAAGgtacaaaaataaatttatattgtaGTCGACAGATCAATGTATTGGATACGACCAACAATATTATCAAACACATAACAATCAAACTATATAACCACCACCATTCCACGAAGGTGGCCTAGGGGTCAGGCGCCTGATGTCCTCACAAGAGGTTTCAAGTTTGACTCATGTAGCAGATGTATTGGCAGCGGCCATCCCTAGTTAGGCCACGTACACAGTACATCCGAGTCAAAAAACTCACCTAACCAGGCAACATGAACAAGTAATACCTCATCCAATTACCCATTTACATAGCAACAAATTTGTTTTCATGCTTGTGATCGTAAAACAGATCTATCAGTAAAtagacaaaaaataaaaaataaaaaaattgatatgaaCATACCAATGTTGAGACATGAGTCCGCCCATCTTGAGGACCGTCCCTAGCAAACCCGAAGTCAGAAAGCTTAGCATTCATTTGGCTGTCTAGAAGAATATTAGAGGGCTTGAAATCTCTGAAGATTAGCTgcaacattaataataatactgTCATATAGTATATCGTTGGACAAAACAGAACACACACAATTACAGGGGTATATATGCACCTGGTATTTCTCTCCCATTCCCATTCCCTCGTGTAGGTATGTCAAACCAGCTGCAGCATCCCGGGCTATCTTTAATCTCACGAGCCATGACAGAGGTGGTTTTGAACTACCCGATAAATGATCATCTAAGCTTCCATTAGGCATATATTCATAGACCAAAAGCCAGTTGTTTTCATTTCCGGAATCTTCATTACAGTAACCAACAAGGTTTACAAGGTTTGGATGCTTAATCTTCCCAAGAACTTTTATTTCTGTCTTCCACTGCTTGAATTCCTGTCACCCAAAGCATATAACCACAGTTAAGCTTCTATTTCGAAAAGAGAATGACATATCTTAAGAGTTATGGGgcattaataaaatatcattttggACTGATATACCCACCCTGACACTGAAGTAGACTGACCCATACATAATCTCAACTTAAATCTATGTTGAGAGTTATTAGTAGCAACACATTAGATTTACGTTCTGAAATAGATTATGCGGTACGGAATAATCAGATAAGCATTTCTAAATAAGCTACTCTCAAATAATTATTTCACTCTAAAATTAACAGATAATCAGGATCGGATTGTCTCCATTCAAACACTCAACCCTGACTGATTTGAATGTACGATTATCTATCACAACACGCACTCCAAACACCGCCGTATAAGGTGATCATGTTTCTCATTTCTCTATCAATGTGGAAGAGTTGACTAGCCAACTTAAACTATTTTCCACTCTTCTAGCATATAAGATGAATTCTTAACTTACACCAAAATGCCTCAATATCAGAATTAGGGTATAGTTAGAGGGATTCTCACTTTAGATAGAGGATCTCAATACTGACGTTTATTACATGGGTTATGTAGGCAAGCGGGTCCATATGGGACAGACGCTCAAGTTTAATCCTAAACCCCAACAGCAATATCAAATGACCGAATCTAATTATactgaaaataaacaaaatgcaaaacataaacaatcaTCAATAGAGCTTACTTTCCAAAAGGTAAGTTGACTCTCCCAATGATGCCCAACAAATCCTGATCAATCGTCAATCTAGGATATTGGTTCCCATTCCCTAACCTTAACTTATAGacttttttgattaaaaaagaacAATGATTACCAAAAAATCATCCCTATCCCTAACGAATAGACAATTAACCCAACTAAATACTCCcattaatatttgtatatatgtttatgctATATTTATCTAAGACCTTTCACCATAATacaaaaaaagggtaaatgggtaGGAACCCTTTGGTCCCATGTACCGAATAGGTACCCTGATTCACTACCGCATAGACTACAACCCGCTGACTCCCCTAGGTACTAGGTGGGAGGGAATTCGCTTAGCAAGGATTCAAACCCACACCTTTTAGCTGCCTTGAGCTCTTTGTTAGGGAGCGGTACCACTGGGGTTTCACCCCATTGGTCCTTTCACCATAATaccatatattaattttcattATGTCCTAATCCCACACAATTGCAACGTTACCGTTAATCCTATTATAGGTTAGTACACACACTAAATCACCTGTAACACCATCGTAATCATTACAAAAGTTAAACTATTTTCCATCTTAGTCCACAAGATTTTCTTCAACTTGAAAATGTAATGACATTTCAAATAGATAGATGATGGACACAACTATCTAGAGAACATTCAGACAGACTGTAACTCTGTAAGAACTAAGCACAGATTGGTAATGAGAAAAATCCTTAACCAGTAAAGCATAAGTTACCAAGGAAGTTTAAGGAAGATTTACCTGTTGCTCTCTTTTTCCTCGTCCTCTTCTTCCCCGCTTCACGGCCACACAAATATCATTATACGGGGATTTTAAGCTCTTGACCACACCCTTGTATACTATCCCAAAAAATCCCTTCCCAATCTTGTTAGACTCTTTAAAGTTTTCAGTGGCTCTATTGAGCTCAGCAAGTGTGAACGCCCTAAGAGAGCTTGAATACCCGGGGTTCATTTCCGAGACATTCCGAGAACTAGCTTCAGGCCCAGTCTCAGGTTGTGAAAGTGCggaaaaaaataatgatgtgTTTGCTGGGGGGGTCGTTTCATCTCCTGTGGTAAATATATAAGAGAAACGGCCCATAATACAGAACACCATTTTACAACCCTAAAGCGGCATGAAAGAAAGATGCAATAGATAAACGAACACCCTCCCCTGACTCTTGTCGACTATCTATCCATATCTACAGTAAAGAATACAGATTAGGCTGTAAGAAAGAAACTAAAATGTCATGAATTACAAATACAATTGAGAAAACCATGATCCAGAGCCTGCATAGCCAAAAGTTTAAAACAATATGTAACATAGGGACAACTTTTGttataaatcataaaagatGAGCAAAAACAACTGGAGGTGGTTTGTACACATAAAAATTCTGATTCATACGTATATTTACAACGCCCCCACTGCAATAGTACTAGTCACTATATCACAATTTACCTATGAATCGAATTTTGATGATTACAGACAAGAGGACACTATGGTAGTTGCATATTGTAAAATGCACTTAGCAGTCTATAAGCGGAAAATTCACACTCGGGACTATACTTCATTATGAGTAACCAACAGGCTTTCTCCCTACGGTATTTGTAACGGCATTAATATGATTTGAAATTTGTCACTAGAACCAACAATCTTTTGGTAAACAGGTCTCACCTCGACTATCGGGAGGCCACACCCTTTGATAAAGCAACAAAATTTACAAATCCAAAAGATCAAAACACAACACACCTATCAATAGTaacaagatttgaaatttgagCAAGTCAAACACATATTCCAACTAATATATTCCAAATAATAACTATCAATCAAGTATGCCCCGAAACCTGATACCCAGATCAAATAACAAAACAGAGGTTGACCCAGTATACATGAAGCAGAGAAATAAGTCAAAAACATATCAATCGTAACAAAGATTTAAAATTTGAGCAAAAAcccattatttgtttttttatttatttaaaaaaaaaaaaaggattttgcTAACCTTAGTAAGAATCCCTACTGTTAATACCATGATCCGTTAATTATTACTTTTAGAAGGCGGTTATTTTGTTctgtataataataatgtttcaCTGCAGTATAAACCAGCTCCGCTATGGTAGATATAAAGCTAAAAAAAGTGAAGAAAAACTCTACCTTTCATCTTTTAACTAAGAAAACCCATCATCTCAAGAGTGGTAGAAATAAAGAATGAAAGAAAGTGTAaaagattatagatatatgaatTTTACAAGTGGACACAGAATATAAATGCGGTATGGAAATATATCATTAGGGAAATTCTTTGAAAGTGGTTATTGTTAATATTGAGGCAACAGATAGATACCCTATATAATAtcagtattattatttttttattaagtttgttatgaatttgataaaaatgaaataaaacaaaagtctTGTCATTTTTCTAGGCCGTGTACAACTCATCGGCTCATCCCGCGTATCAAAATTGCATAAAATTAGTTAGTAGTTACTATAACTATGTAAAATGCAAACGTATTAgccaattaaaatataaatataaacgtAAATGTAAcgtcttattttattttcataatataataattcgagagaaactttattattaaattaaaactcaTGAACATGAAGAAAGTAATTATCATCCATTGTCTTTCAATTCATTTACAACTCTAGttactagtgtatatatatagataaaaactAGTACTTTTTAGTAGTGTAATATAATTGGGAGAAGAGAATATAAGGTTATTCGgcatttaagcttaggtgtggaaccctcacatactaatattttattatttcttgtttaatgaataaatg includes the following:
- the LOC122581861 gene encoding serine/threonine-protein kinase PCRK1-like — its product is MVFCIMGRFSYIFTTGDETTPPANTSLFFSALSQPETGPEASSRNVSEMNPGYSSSLRAFTLAELNRATENFKESNKIGKGFFGIVYKGVVKSLKSPYNDICVAVKRGRRGRGKREQQEFKQWKTEIKVLGKIKHPNLVNLVGYCNEDSGNENNWLLVYEYMPNGSLDDHLSGSSKPPLSWLVRLKIARDAAAGLTYLHEGMGMGEKYQLIFRDFKPSNILLDSQMNAKLSDFGFARDGPQDGRTHVSTLVVGTKGYAAPEYVQTGRLTSKVDVWSYGIFLQELISGRRPVAQTHSEDNSKFLRWTCCYAGEGSSRPIPDPRLGSRYSERSMQLVTSISEKCLLKDPKLRPTMGEVLHLVDEAIALENQQSLNGGRT